The following are encoded in a window of Lagenorhynchus albirostris chromosome 3, mLagAlb1.1, whole genome shotgun sequence genomic DNA:
- the CKMT2 gene encoding creatine kinase S-type, mitochondrial, protein MASTFSKLLTGRNASLLFATLGTSALTTGYLLKRQNVCAEAREQHRLFPPSADYPDLRKHNNCMAECLTPAIYAKLRNKVTPNGYTLDQCIQTGVDNPGHPFIKTVGMVAGDEESYEVFADLFDPVIKLRHNGYDPRVMKHPTDLDESKITHGQLDERYVLSSRVRTGRSIRGLSLPPACTRAERREVENVAVMALKGLKGDLAGRYYRLSEMTEKDQQRLIDDHFLFDKPVSPLLTCAGMARDWPDARGIWHNNDKTFLIWINEEDHTRVISMEKGGNMKRVFERFCRGLKEVERLIQERGWEFMWNERLGYILTCPSNLGTGLRAGVHVRIPKLSKDPRFSKILENLRLQKRGTGGVDTEAVADVYDISNIDRIGRSEVELVQIVIDGVNYLVDCEKKLEKGQDIKVPPPLPQFTKK, encoded by the exons ATGGCCAGTACCTTCTCGAAGTTGCTAACTGGCCGCAATGCCTCTCTGTTATTTGCTACCTTGGGCACCAGTGCCCTGACTACGGGGTACCTGCTGAAACGGCAGAACGTGTGTGCTGAGGCCCGGGAACAACACAGGCTATTCCCTCCAAG CGCAGACTACCCTGATCTGCGCAAACACAACAACTGCATGGCCGAGTGCCTCACGCCGGCCATCTACGCCAAGCTCCGCAACAAGGTGACGCCCAATGGCTACACCCTGGACCAGTGTATCCAGACTGGAGTGGATAACCCCGGCCACCCCTTCATAAAGACCGTGGGCATGGTGGCTGGTGACGAGGAGTCCTATGAG GTGTTTGCCGACCTTTTTGACCCTGTCATCAAGCTGCGGCACAATGGCTATGACCCCAGGGTGATGAAGCACCCCACGGATCTGGACGAATCCAAG ATCACACATGGGCAGTTGGACGAGCGCTACGTGCTGTCATCTCGGGTGCGCACGGGCCGCAGCATCCGCGGGCTGAGCCTGCCGCCCGCCTGCACCCGGGCCGAGCGGAGGGAGGTGGAGAACGTGGCCGTCATGGCCCTGAAGGGCCTCAAGGGGGACCTGGCCGGCCGCTACTACCGGCTGTCCGAGATGACGGAGAAGGACCAGCAGCGGCTCATCGAT GACCACTTTCTATTTGATAAGCCAGTATCCCCTTTACTAACTTGTGCTGGGATGGCCCGTGACTGGCCAGATGCCAGGGGAATCTG GCATAATAATGACAAGACATTTCTCATCTGGATTAATGAGGAAGACCACACCAGGGTAATCTCTATGGAGAAAGGAGGCAATATGAAAAGAGTATTTGAGCGATTCTGTCGTGGACTAAAAGAG GTAGAACGCCTAATCCAAGAACGAGGCTGGGAGTTCATGTGGAACGAGCGCCTGGGATACATTCTGACCTGCCCTTCGAACCTCGGCACAGGATTACGGGCTGGTGTCCACGTTAGGATCCCAAAGCTCAGCAAG GATCCGCGATTTTCTAAGATCCTGGAGAACCTGAGACTCCAGAAGCGTGGCACAGGTGGTGTGGACACAGAAGCAGTGGCGGATGTGTATGACATTTCCAACATAGATCGAATTGGCCGATCAGAG GTTGAGCTTGTTCAGATAGTCATCGATGGAGTCAATTACCTGGTGGATTGTGAAAAGAAGTTGGAGAAAGGCCAAGATATTAAGGTGCCACCTCCTTTACCTCAGTTTACCAAGAAGTGA